From the genome of Chelonia mydas isolate rCheMyd1 chromosome 2, rCheMyd1.pri.v2, whole genome shotgun sequence, one region includes:
- the LY96 gene encoding lymphocyte antigen 96 isoform X3: MFQLVFFILFTSGFTESQGKKLLCRSSDVEISYSFCDSMDHVFFLGIVPCSFSEGRWKITLLWIPRSDIIFLEGSMDLWYDAANVFQGKEVICHGFDDDYSFCGTLKGETVNTTFELSGLKMQLPKDRTLTPPLKVHHKEARTDQTGAIHTE, translated from the exons ATGtttcagcttgtttttttcattctgtttacttcTGGATTCACTGAATCACAAGGAAAAAAGCTGCTTTGCAGATCCTCAGATGTAGAAATATCCTATTCCTTTTGTG attCTATGGACCATGTTTTCTTCCTTGGTATAGTCCCTTGTTCCTTTAGTGAAGGTCGGTGGAAAATTACTCTTTTATGGATTCCAA GGAGTGATATAATCTTTTTGGAGGGCAGCATGGATTTATGGTATGATGCTGCAAATGTATTTCAAGGGAAAGAAGTTATTTGCCATGGATTTGATGATGACTATTCATTTTGTGGAACTCTGAAGGGAG AGACGGTCAATACGACGTTTGAACTTAGCGGTTTAAAGATGCAATTGCCGAAG GACAGGACCTTAACACCTCCATTGAAGGTTCATCACAAAGAAGCCAGAACAGACCAAACTGGGGCTATCCACACTGAATGA
- the LY96 gene encoding lymphocyte antigen 96 isoform X4, which yields MFQLVFFILFTSGFTESQGKKLLCRSSDVEISYSFCDSMDHVFFLGIVPCSFSEGRWKITLLWIPRSDIIFLEGSMDLWYDAANVFQGKEVICHGFDDDYSFCGTLKGETVNTTFELSGLKMQLPKNKRSGIGLGEES from the exons ATGtttcagcttgtttttttcattctgtttacttcTGGATTCACTGAATCACAAGGAAAAAAGCTGCTTTGCAGATCCTCAGATGTAGAAATATCCTATTCCTTTTGTG attCTATGGACCATGTTTTCTTCCTTGGTATAGTCCCTTGTTCCTTTAGTGAAGGTCGGTGGAAAATTACTCTTTTATGGATTCCAA GGAGTGATATAATCTTTTTGGAGGGCAGCATGGATTTATGGTATGATGCTGCAAATGTATTTCAAGGGAAAGAAGTTATTTGCCATGGATTTGATGATGACTATTCATTTTGTGGAACTCTGAAGGGAG AGACGGTCAATACGACGTTTGAACTTAGCGGTTTAAAGATGCAATTGCCGAAG AACAAAAGAAGCGGCATTGGGCTGGGGGAAGAATCCTGA
- the LY96 gene encoding lymphocyte antigen 96 isoform X1 — protein sequence MFQLVFFILFTSGFTESQGKKLLCRSSDVEISYSFCDSMDHVFFLGIVPCSFSEGRWKITLLWIPRSDIIFLEGSMDLWYDAANVFQGKEVICHGFDDDYSFCGTLKGETVNTTFELSGLKMQLPKTLFIVAMEDYQQPLLTYLKRLMLTSPRPHLLTSAA from the exons ATGtttcagcttgtttttttcattctgtttacttcTGGATTCACTGAATCACAAGGAAAAAAGCTGCTTTGCAGATCCTCAGATGTAGAAATATCCTATTCCTTTTGTG attCTATGGACCATGTTTTCTTCCTTGGTATAGTCCCTTGTTCCTTTAGTGAAGGTCGGTGGAAAATTACTCTTTTATGGATTCCAA GGAGTGATATAATCTTTTTGGAGGGCAGCATGGATTTATGGTATGATGCTGCAAATGTATTTCAAGGGAAAGAAGTTATTTGCCATGGATTTGATGATGACTATTCATTTTGTGGAACTCTGAAGGGAG AGACGGTCAATACGACGTTTGAACTTAGCGGTTTAAAGATGCAATTGCCGAAG ACATTGTTCATTGTGGCCATGGAAGACTATCAACAACCACTCCTCACTTACCTGAAGAGGTTGATGTTGACCAGCCCAAGGCCCCATCTTCTCACCAGCGCTGCATGA
- the LY96 gene encoding lymphocyte antigen 96 isoform X2: MFQLVFFILFTSGFTESQGKKLLCRSSDVEISYSFCDSMDHVFFLGIVPCSFSEGRWKITLLWIPRSDIIFLEGSMDLWYDAANVFQGKEVICHGFDDDYSFCGTLKGETVNTTFELSGLKMQLPKGIYMILLRLFSGPSEKNLFLCMNVTLLIK, translated from the exons ATGtttcagcttgtttttttcattctgtttacttcTGGATTCACTGAATCACAAGGAAAAAAGCTGCTTTGCAGATCCTCAGATGTAGAAATATCCTATTCCTTTTGTG attCTATGGACCATGTTTTCTTCCTTGGTATAGTCCCTTGTTCCTTTAGTGAAGGTCGGTGGAAAATTACTCTTTTATGGATTCCAA GGAGTGATATAATCTTTTTGGAGGGCAGCATGGATTTATGGTATGATGCTGCAAATGTATTTCAAGGGAAAGAAGTTATTTGCCATGGATTTGATGATGACTATTCATTTTGTGGAACTCTGAAGGGAG AGACGGTCAATACGACGTTTGAACTTAGCGGTTTAAAGATGCAATTGCCGAAG ggAATATATATGATTCTTTTAAGATTATTCTCTGGTCCTTCTGAGAAGAACTTGTTCCTGTGTATGAATGTCACCTTGTTAATAAAATAG